Below is a genomic region from Accipiter gentilis chromosome 11, bAccGen1.1, whole genome shotgun sequence.
AGGATAACATTTCAGGGATTGACTTCAACATCTAAATCAGCAATGAGCAGGACAACCGACAGCTCAGTTGTTTCAGACTCTTTGCCATCTCAGGGAGACATCTATTTTAGATTAGGTAGCTTTGCACTGGGGTTTCTGGAAGTCTGTCAATTTTAACGGCTGGAGATAATAAAATAGTGAAATAGAGGATACTGAACATTTCACAGGAAGGACATCCGCATTCCTCCAGCCTCTGACAGGATTCACCAGCAACCACAAAGTGCGGCAGACACTTCAGTATCAGCTACAGCACTACCCACCTGCAAGTCCAGCCACACAGAGCCAGGATGCAGGCAGGAACATGCACTTGCAGGATTTCCGTGGCAAACTTCAATGGTGgtttctctccctctgttttgTGCTCTAGTTCCTCCCCAATCAGCTGGAGAAGCAGACTGATCTTCTCCTCTGTCAGGGACTGCGGGACAGAGAAAGATGGCAGAGCTGGCAGTTAGAGGCAGTCTGATAAAATACACTGCTCCTACTCACAAACCACATCCTAAATGGAGAAAAAACCCTTCCTCACTCCCCAAAAGGGCTGGGTGCATGAGCTAGCACCCTCAGCACCTCTACTCTGGTTAACAGGCAAAAGCCACACAGAGCAACGGCATCCTGCTGCCTTGCACCCATCTGACTGTCCCCATTGCATGGACTCGGTTCAAGCACCATTTGCTCCCCCGAGCACATGTGGGGATAGCGGAGCAGGTCACAGCTCTGCCGCTCACAGCAAGCACGAGCCTGAACAGTCCCCATCCGTCCCTCCGatcccagggaggcagcagaggcTGTGTTTGCCTGTGCTCAGGCAAACCACGAGCGCTTCTGGGGCCACTGTTGAGACATATAGAGAAAAGAGAGACCCCAAAGGCTGTTAGTCAGGCTCCAGACCTCGCTGCTAGTGGGACAGCTGGGGAGTTAGATGTGGAGATGCGATACATCCGTTGGCTTTATGCTCTCTCTTCTTGGGGGGCTCTGCTGGGTTTCACAGCTCAGCCAGCCCACAGTGGCAACCATAAAACACCTCTGCGATTTCTGCTGAATGGATGAAGAGTTCCCCAGTGCCCACATGGCTTCTTGCTGCCGAGAGCCATCTGTTTCCTTGCGAGCCAGTGTCCAATGAGCCAGACTTGGCTGGAGTAGAGCGAGGCCTGGCCAGATCCCTACGAGGAGGCAATCCCACACTGGCTCCTGGCTGCAGTTATGCTCCAGCCTCCCCTGCTGTAgctcctgctcttccctcctgcctgctgagCCTCCTCACACGACTGCCTTGCACGAGAGGCCCCCCTGTACCGCACTCCCTGGGCTCCCTCACCTTCACAGGCCTCTGCCCACACCTCTGCTCTGGGGCAGCCTCTGGCTCCCCAAATGCCTGGTCCCACCTAGGGCAATGACTGCCTCCAGTGGAATGCCAGCCACTTGTTAGAGCTCTTTGCAGGCTGCCGCATCCCACAGAGCACTTGGAGGTAATGAACAGGGGTGGGAGCTGCCAGGGAGAGCTCCCAAAGAGTCTGTGGGACCCCGAATCACTTCTGCCAGGCACCAGAGAGCACCACGCACACCAGAAAAGGTGCAGAGTGCGAACCAGACACTACAGTCTACTTCCCACCAGCAACTTTGTGGTGACATGAGCCAACTGTGCCTGTGTTGGTCAAGGGCTTGCACGGGAGATGAGCCTTTCCAAACTTCCTTTTACATGCTTTCAGAAACACTAGGTGAAACCACCATGTGGGGAACGTCCAAGGAGAAAGCCAAGGTGATGACAGACCACTCACACATGCAAGTTGAAGTCTCTGATTTTAATCTCCCAACTGTTTTGGTCAGGGTTGCACAGCACAGGTGTGCCCGGCATCGTCACTAGGGACTTGAATGTACCCAGTCTCAGGGACAGATGGGAACTCACCATGTTTTTCATGTCTTCTGGTCTGAGGgagggcagctgcagctccagctgacaTAGGCTCTGAAAGCGGTCCAGGAAGTCCTGGAGAAGGGCTCTGGGCTCATCCACCAGCAACATGGCAAAGCGATCtgatgaaagcaaatgcaggaggCCTGAGCTGTGCACCAGCCTTCCCAGCCCCTCCTCATCCTGCAGGGTAAGGGAGGAGATAAGTCCAGCCAAGACCTCCCCATAACAGTCTCttggcttttaaaagaaaagctgagcacAGCCTTCCTTCCTTTGCAACCACCCTTCCCAGTGCAGTGCAGCTTTGAAGATGAGATCTATTGCCCTTTAAGCATCCCGTCATCCAGCCTcccctgtcccctcccagttACAACCCGAAAAGCATTTTAACTGCTCTAGAAGCATGCAAAGGTTAAGAGAGGCTGGGTACAGCCTGGCTTGGGGTTCCAGCCGTGGCTCAGTTATTTATTTGCTGAGGCTGCTCAAAAACACTGCTTTGCCACTGTGCGTTTCATTGTCCCCACAGGGAAAAAGGGGACCATGATGATGCTGCCAGCTTTGAGAACTTGAAGAGAAACCACAGTTCCTAAAACAGGAGACAAGAGCAgcgaaagaaagggagaaaaaaagagaataaggcTGGACATGTGCACTAGCCAGGCCCTGAGACACCAACCTGGGCAGGGGCTGTCCGGCCAGAAGCAGAACTTCTCATGAGCAGTGCACAAGGCCTTCTTCAGCTCTATGCAGCGCTCCTTATCTGCAAGGCAAAGCTCAATTCTACTCCCCTGTGGAGCCACCTCCTCAGGGAATGGTTGGGAAAACCAaaccaggaaaggaaggcaaCCAGGCTACGAGGGCTTCCCTGTTCCTCCCATTCAGCATGGCTTGGGTGGCGAATGCCACCTGAGGCTGTAGTTTGCAGAACCTGAAGCTCTCACCTCAGACTCATCTCCCTCCCCACCAAAAGGAGCTCCCgcacctccagcctccctgcaggCAATCACAGAGCGGCAGTTCCTACAGCAGCAAAGGCAGGCTAGTTCAAGGGGTTATCTCCACAACAGCAAGCATCACCAGAGTAGTTCCACCTCTCTGCAGCCAAAATCCCCTCCCATTCCCAGGCACAGTGACCACAGAGCAGGGGAGCCTGCCACACTGCACAGCAACGTAGTGGAAATGTAGCTTAAACCACCATGGGCACAGTGACTGCCTGCTCTTGCCAGTTTTACCTCCTGGGCTGCTGCCAGTCCCTAGCTAACTCACCTGACTCCTCTGCTCTGGCTGTAGGAGCCAAATCACAGTCATGTCTGGAAATAAGGCTTCCCAAAAAAAGATTTGGTACCTCATTTAACTTACTCACACCTTTCAGaatcaaataatttattcttcaatttatttttccagctccTCTTCCAACCTCTGATTATTTTAGGTTCTCCTAAACCAGTGCAATTACCAACAGAATAATTAGGCCAAGGTTTATTTAACAGAGATAGTCTGAACAAACAGTGGGTGTCAATATTCAGAGTGACCCAAAAGGAAATGCTCATGCAGCTCCCCATTACACATGACCAATGCTGCATTTGTCAGACATCAGGGCTGCACTCTCCGCTACCCTCCAGATAACAAGAGCAGGGACTTGCAATCAAGAAAATTGAGAAGTGGAGATGACACTTATTTGTGGGGTAATGAGCATCTTTCTGCAGATGACAGACGCAGGTAAAGGAAAAGTGAAGGTCTGGACAGGTGATATAAAGCATAGGCCATCACTATCCTGTGGCTCAGAAGCGACACTCACGCCATTGGGCCAAGCACACCACAGAGGCTGGTGTTCCTGCCACACTCTCAGCCCCATGTTGTCCAATGTGGGAGAGATGGGAGCCATtactgctcctgcctgcacctcaCAGCATCAGGAGCGGCCAATGctctgcaggcaggggaaggaaacTGGTGCTGGGCCTGGGCAGGGAGCTCAGCGAGGGCAACAGGAAGGGGAGTTTTATTGCTGGTAGTCCAAGTAGTTTAAAGAGGACAGTGGAAGAGTTTATTAAATTACAGAACGTGACCACCTGAACAGACTGACTTGTGACAAGCCATCACCAACAGCCCACATTAGAAAAACTGAATAGAGGATCAGGGCAGTAGACCAAGCagttggaaaacaaaatttaaaaaaggatgtTACGGTACTTGAATGCATGCAGAGGAGgggaacaaagctggtgaaagggctggaaggcatgtcctgtgaggagcagctgagcacTCTGAATTTGTCTAGTCTGGAGAGGAGGATAAGGGGCAACCTCaatgctctctacagcttcctggaagtgctgatctcttctccctagGATCCTGTGATAAGACacatgggaatggctcaaagctgcaccaggtgaagctcagacttgacattaggaagcatttctttacccaGAGGGTGGtcacacactggaacaggtttcctagagaggtggtcgatgtccTGTGCCTggcagtgtttaagaggcatgtGGACATTGACCTTAATATGATTTAATATTTGGTCAGCCCTGACACGGtcaagcagttggactagatgacagtcgtagatcccttccaactgcaACTATTCTCTTCTAACCCACCTCTGACAACAGAAGCAGGAAGTTTGAGCATGTTCTCACAAACTAAGGGAAACCTAACTCGcactttattttcagaaacaaacacCCAGCACCTCTCAGGACAAGACTATGGAAGTCATTTATGCACATGACAAAGCACTTACACCCCCAAACCCTGCAGCCCACCACCTGTACCCGCTGGACGCCAGCATACGTACACTTGTTGAAGTCAAATGCAAGCTGCAGGCTCACACAGAGGAAGGCCTGGCAGCTGGAGCACTTCAGCATGTCACACTCCACGTTGGTCCAGCCGTACTTGGCGCAAACCAGGGGAGACAGCTCGCGGGGTTTGCCAGCCCACTTCAGCGGGTGCTTGTATTAAGGACAAAACCTAATAAATTATGGGTTgaccaggaaaagcttttgcCAAGGTTTATTTggctgaagaagaaaagcttcCAAGAAGACAGAGCCTGCGTGGAAGCCACAGGGAGGGTGACAGCAAAGCAGGGTGGGGGATGGCTGGAAGCCCAGTGTCAGAAAGGATATGGTGAATGTTTCTACTCTGCTGAAATAGGCTTCCTTGCTGGCGGACTCCAAGGAGAGAGCATCCATTTGCAAAGATCCATTAGCTGATTCTGACCAGTCAGATATGTCCTTCCTAAAGAAACAGCAAGTCAGCAAGCAAAGCATCTGCACTGTCCTGGAAAgatttcattaataaaaaatgCACAGATTGCCCTCTAACCTCTTGTTCTTCAGGCTTACCCTTGCAAGAACCCTTTCGCCAGTTCTCCTAAGGTCTGACTTTTAATTACTTTActaacaaaacaatttaaaaaatatagagCAACAAGCAAAGGTGCACATTAAACATTTCACGATGACCGACAGCAGTGGCCAACTGGGATTTGATGTGACAAGTAGGAGACAGGAGCTCGTTCTCCAAGCCCGGCAAGACCAGATCAACAATTGCAAAAAGTCTCTGAAGTCAGGGACGCATCTGAGCTCCCAGAATCTGGAATGCCAGCTCCTGGCACCTAGAACACCAGCCCTGTGGCGAGTGCTGCCCTTCAGCCTCTCCCCAACACTCCTCCGTGGCCCAAAATTTGGGGATGGTTGGGTCAAGGGTGAATCGTGCCCCCGAGAGCAACCATGGTTACTTGGCTTTAAGTAGATACCAGCAAAGCTTAGCATCCAATGCCCCAACTGCATTCCAgactccccagtgtcccccagtaaCTCCTGTGACTCTCAGTATACCCACAGGGTGTGACCGCACACTTTTCAGGTCAGAGACCCAGTACGTGGCCAGTTCAGCTTGCTCCGGTTGCAGGGACACCAGAACTCTCCAGATCACttacctgtccctgccctcccagtgccccccagtactgCCTCCCAGTGTACACCAGTACTGCCTCCTACTGCCTCCCAGTGTCCCAGTATCTCTATTTCCGCTACTGCTTTCCCATGCTTCTTAGTCCCTCCAGTACTCCCAGTGCCACCACTACCGCCTCCCAGTACCCCTTCATCCCTCCAGTACTCTCAGTCCCCTTAGGGCCACAAGTTCAGCCTCCCAGCGCGCATCACTTTCCAGTGCCCCTCACCCTCAACGtgcttcccagtccctcccagcacACCCCAGCACCCTCTTTCCCCAGTACTCCTCCGCCACAATAACTCACCTACCAGTGCTctccagccccccaccccccctccccccgactCCTGTCGCCTCCCAGGACTCCTCAGCGTCttcccagcaccccccccccccctaaataACTTCGGGGGCTCCCCAACCTCCCCGGTGCCATACGACAGggcttctcccacccccccccaaccccgctccCCTCAGGCCCGGTGCCAACgagccccccgccccagccccgctgcccctcACCCTTCGGGGCCGGCACCCTCAGAGGCGATGCCACCGTCGATGAGGTCGCGGATCTGCTGAGGGGTGACGGCGGGCGGTCTTCCACGGgatccccccgcctccccggcgctgggcgccgccatcttggtcCCTCACTCCGTCACGGCCCGGGGAGGAcggggggaggacggggggggggcgggaaacgAAGCCGCGTAGGAGCGTTCCGGTCCCGCTATGGAGCTGACCATGACCCTACGCAACTCCCACACGGCTTCCTCGCCCCCACGGAGGGTTAACGGGGTGTTGCCGCCTCCGCTGAGGAACCCGGCGTTCCTTCCCGCTTCCCCAAACCCCGGGCTCCATACACAcgctccccctccccttttcggCGCTCTATTGCTTCTGCCTGCACCTCAGCGGCGCGCAGGCGCAGTGATCAttgctcagccccccccccccccccccagcaacagCGTTCTCTCCTCGGCCTTCCCCCACCTACCAAGAAGCCCGCGTTTCATAGGCCGGGGCCCGCAGAAACTTCGTCGCTGATTGGAAGGCGGCCTTGCCGTTGGCTGTCGCCTGGCTTCGCCCTGAGGAGGAGCGGACGGGGGGCTATGTCGGCGGCAGACGGTGCCCGGGAGGGTGTCGGGGAGGGCCCGGGCGGTGCGGCGGGTGGCGGTGGTCTCCTCAACCGCTTCGTACAGCTGCCGGGCAGGCCGCGCTCGGCGGGTGAGTGGTCGCTGATtccctgggcgggggggggggggcgtgaccCCATCCCCGGGGCGTCGGGGCGGGGGCACCCCCGTCCCCAAGGCCCTGAGAGGACGGATACCCCgcagttttggggttgggggggatttTGCTCGCGGTGCCGGGGCTCTGGGACGTTTTGAGGGGGGCTGGGGTAGTCTATGGGCTtgggatgcgggggggggggggggtgtcaccccgTCCCAAAGGCCCCGGGGGTGGTGTAGGGAGGGCCGGGATGCTCCCGTCCCAACGGTCCCGGGATAAGGGGTCCTGGAGTTGCGGATGGCGCGGTCACCCCTTCCAAAACAGTGTTACAGTGTTGAAGGGGAACCACGGTCTtgaggggggggggtcacccctcTCCTACGACTCTAGGGGACGGCTgttcttctttccccatcctGACAGTCTCAGCTTTTTGGGGGATGCTCGGATGACCCACACAGGCGGTTCATCCCCATGGACATGGGAAGGGGGACAACACAGGGTCCCCGTGGTCCTTGGTGGAGATCAGCCCCATCTCAGCAGCCCTGTGATCCTGAATGGGCCTGGGCTAACCCATGGTcaccccccctcctctctccccaatCCCAACGTATCaggtttttggggtggggggcccCACAGTCCTGGGAGGGATGATCCTGGGATGGAGGGTCCAGGCTACCAGAGGGACCTTGGATGAGATGTCAGCCCAGTTGCGTGACCTGGGAATGGTGGTTCTTTCTGTTTTCCACCTTCCTCTTAGCAGTGTTGGTATGTGGGGGGATTACCCCACCCCAACAGCCCCAGGACACTAGGGGGAGGaggccagggttaacccacagtCACAGGATTGGGAAGATCACCCCCATCCCAGCAGTTCTGCGATACTGGGAGGGACATGGGGCACCCCATGGTTCTGTGATGGGGGTATTCCCAATCGGTTTGGGGTATCCCCCCCCTTCCTTATCTCCATAGCACCCACTGCCCTCAAGGGCCACATGGCGCTGGGGTGCTGCCACCCAGGAGGTGGGTACCCCAGGCCCAGGGCATCCTTTTCTGCCCTGGCTGCCCCTGGCCCTGCCACTCAGATCCCTCGATGGGGGATGTGAAGCCTCTCACTGCCTCAAGGGTAGGAGCCTGTGTTTGGTGTGTCTggagcaccaccagcagcagggaaTGGGCTTTCAGACCAGGGTCCATGTTTCGATTCCTGTGAAACCTGTCTAGATCTGCAGCAAAGATGCCTTCGAGCCTTGTGCAAGACTACTGTGAATTTGCTAAGTGGCTCCACACTTTCTATTGTTGGGCAAATTCTCAAACATGTTTCCTTCCTCCTGTGATAAGGGCCTTTTTTGGTAACACAAGAACTGATTATCTTCATGTTCCTGAATTTTAATCATTGGCTTGAGCAAGCTGGTAGCGCGTCCTCCTGACACGGTTGTAACGATCCCACTTTTGGCTACCGATTATGGCCCGACATGGAATCCTGCCCTCCACCACCTGCTCAGGGGCAGATGCTGCAGCCCCAGGTACAAAATGCCCCCATTCAGCTCAGCCTTAGCACGTAAGTCCAGCCTTAACAAACCTGAAGCTGATTGTCGATCCTGCTGAAAAACTGCCTGATGGAAAAATCCTGTTTGAGTCGATTGCTGGAGTTTTCTCCCCATTCAACACCTGTTAATGTCCTATTTATagagctccagcagcagccctTACATAACCATTGagacagaggaatttttttttttcccctccttccattTCCTCCAACCATGTTTGTCTTCCTACCTCCCAGTTCCCTTTCAGTTTCCAGGAGGCATTCCTTTGTTTTCCCCACCACTCAGTGCCCTAGACTTTTTCCATAAAGCATGCTATCTCCTTTTAATCCTGTTTTTACAAGTAATTACTGTCATGAAAGCACGCAAAGAACTTGTAGCATGCTTTGGTGTTGGATGTATTCACTACATCCCTCTCTGCAGAGCTCTTTTGCTCCTGCTGTGTGTGGTTTGAAGTAGATCTGGGCTGTCTCTTGGTTAAACAGAAGAGCATACATCTTGACTTACGTGCTGCTTTTGTCACGTTCTTCTTTTGCACCTACTTGTAGAAAAGGTTTTAAGCTTTTGTCACCTTTTTACTCTGGAGAGTACAGGGAAGTGATTATGAAAGTAAGCAGGCAGCTAGCGGGAGCTGGTGCCAGGGTTGTGCTGCTCTGTTTGCTTTCTCAAGCAGGCTATTTCTATCGAGGGTTTCTCAATAGGGGCATTTCTGAAGCAGTGTCTACAAAAGAGTCTCGTTGATGGCttaacagctaaaaaaaaaaagctgttcgtGTTTTTGCTGCCTTGTGATGGGTAAAGAGTCTTTAAACATCTACAATTTTGTGTTGGataagggaaaggaaggagctgTTTTCAGGTGTTTGTAAGCTTTAGAAAGATCAAAAATGTCAAATATAGGTGGTGTGTGGTTTGTTCTTCTCGTTGGAAATCATCCTGTCCACGtttaaatttctttgttttcatcagGCTCTTGGGGTTAAGTGGATAGAAACAATCTGGAAACCTAAATATATCTTTGCTTCTCGCATGCTCAGCATTTATTCTCTGTCTTAAGCTATAATTTTCCCAGTGTACCAGTCACAGTAGAGGTGTTTTTTTTCATATGGAGAGGTTCAGAGTTtctaatatgtatttaaaaaaaaaatacaacagaaaaccCTAATATCCTGAATCCCTTTGTGTCATGTGGGGGAACAAGCCTGAAGCCAAATTGGAAcctgggctgcatctgcaggggcattactagcagagaaagagagagatgggaTCACCCTGTTCTActcagtgctgtgtccagttctggtccccacaagtCAAGAATGACGTGGACAGACGGGAGACGGTCCAAAggagatggtcagagggctggagaatCTGCCCTATGTGGAAAGGCTGAAGGAGTCCGGTgtcttctccctggagaagagaaggctcaggtggAACCTCATCATggttttccagtacttaaagggcagctgcaaagaggatggagggtctgtcttcacaaggagccacatggagaagacaagggcaAGTGGGTACAAGTTt
It encodes:
- the ZC3HC1 gene encoding zinc finger C3HC-type protein 1, which produces MAAPSAGEAGGSRGRPPAVTPQQIRDLIDGGIASEGAGPEGKDISDWSESANGSLQMDALSLESASKEAYFSRVETFTPLKWAGKPRELSPLVCAKYGWTNVECDMLKCSSCQAFLCVSLQLAFDFNKYKERCIELKKALCTAHEKFCFWPDSPCPDRFAMLLVDEPRALLQDFLDRFQSLCQLELQLPSLRPEDMKNMSLTEEKISLLLQLIGEELEHKTEGEKPPLKFATEILQVHVPACILALCGWTCSAASGSVHLSVITCSRCMRKVGLWGFHQLESAGPELDSCGPSSVSPAPTERFLLVPTSPRRMLTRSQDTLSPGSEQHEKSLSPATSRPRGWDSPIPMDRSELEVASPTPRSRPVTRSMGQGENMEVPSSPLRRAKRTRLCSSSSLDTSLRSFFDPSSQHRDWCPWVNTVEGGEALEDTTTQTEKEPVKAEPGWRVVLNTLLATRKCDRVPETEPVSLSVKSCKVFRIFRQWESMNSS